The following are from one region of the Gloeomargarita lithophora Alchichica-D10 genome:
- a CDS encoding pseudouridine synthase, translated as MERLQKILAQRGVAARRQAEDLIRRGQVRVNGSLAQLGQKCNPQVDEITIRGQPLPPAPALFYYLLHKPLGVVSTCADPQGRPTVRDFLPPACPPLHPVGRLDCDSSGALLLTNDGELTLALTHPRHPVWKTYRVWVKGQPTAVDLSQWRRGMDLDGQPTLPAQVRILQKTAHQTLLEIHLREGRNRQIRRVAAQLGYPVLRLHRQAIGEIQLGALPLGHLRPLTPPEQAFCQAVRGHIVLN; from the coding sequence ATGGAGCGGTTGCAAAAAATTTTGGCTCAGCGAGGGGTAGCGGCACGCCGTCAGGCGGAGGACTTGATCCGCAGGGGGCAGGTGCGGGTGAATGGCTCCCTGGCGCAGTTGGGGCAAAAATGCAACCCCCAGGTGGATGAAATTACCATCCGGGGCCAGCCCTTACCCCCGGCACCGGCATTGTTTTACTACCTGCTCCATAAACCGTTGGGGGTGGTGAGTACCTGCGCCGACCCCCAGGGACGACCGACGGTGCGGGATTTTTTGCCCCCGGCCTGCCCGCCTTTGCATCCCGTGGGTCGCCTGGATTGCGATAGCAGTGGGGCATTGCTCCTCACCAACGATGGGGAACTGACCCTGGCCTTGACCCATCCCCGTCATCCGGTGTGGAAAACCTACCGGGTGTGGGTCAAGGGGCAACCCACGGCGGTTGATCTCAGCCAATGGCGCCGGGGGATGGATTTGGATGGGCAGCCAACCCTGCCAGCGCAGGTGCGAATTTTACAAAAAACCGCCCACCAGACCCTCCTGGAAATCCATCTGCGGGAGGGGCGCAACCGGCAAATTCGGCGGGTGGCGGCGCAGTTGGGCTATCCGGTACTGCGGTTGCATCGGCAGGCGATTGGGGAAATTCAACTCGGTGCTTTGCCCCTGGGTCACCTGCGCCCCCTCACGCCCCCGGAGCAGGCATTTTGTCAAGCGGTGCGAGGCCATATCGTACTAAACTGA